In Lactuca sativa cultivar Salinas chromosome 5, Lsat_Salinas_v11, whole genome shotgun sequence, the DNA window CGTTAACACCGCCTTCACTTTTTTGGTCCAACCCCGTGTATTTTTTTTACCATGTCCTTTCTTTTGTCTTCTTCTAGGTGTTGGTTGAGTTTCTTGGATCCTTTCGTCGTTGTCATTGTCAAGGTTTATAGGTCAGAATTGAGAAAATAGGACTTGAGTTTGGGGTTGAGATGGTTGTACTTGAAATTGTTGAAGTTGGGAAGGTTATAATTGAAAAGCTTGAAATTGGGAATGATTAAATTGTTGTGGTATAGGTTGTTGGAAGTAGTTTGGGGGGTATAAATGGTTGTTGAATAGAGGTTGTTGTTGAACTAGGAATGTTAACATTTACATGTAAATACCAACATGTGAATATGGATCATTCGAGTGTTTGAAATATTTGTAGTGGTTGAGATATTTTGATTTGGATcaataatttaaagaaaatataacgATATAAAAAGAAACTGATGTGTTTATAGTGTGAAATGTATATAAAATAGTTGGTATTAATATGTGAAATGTGGTATGGTTTAAATAtaacaattaaataatttttttaatatatcaaCATGTATAGCAATTGTCCATTTTGTGACCGTTTTGAGCcaaccaatcatattctccatGAACGTTTGTGAAGCTAGCCAAACCACAACACGATTACGGCCCCTTGGGGCGGTGTTCACACGTGGGAAAGTCCACCACACCGGCTTTGACGCGTAAGAATGCCCTCCATACCATGTAGTCATAGTAATTGTTTTCTCTAAATAATCTAAAGATTTGAAATTTCATTAAACAAACTATATCACTTAGATATTTAATACTATTTATATAATACACGTTACTTAgtgaaatttcaaattttagaGTGGAAAATTTTTTGTAAGCTACTTAAAGTGCGAAATTTTGCACATGTTATTTAGTGAAACTTCAAACTAAGGAGTGGAACTTTTTTCTAAATAGTAAAAAGGATTTTGGCACCTCAAAAAACTAAACTAACACGAAGGTAAGTATTAACCACTACTCTCCTCTaacaattcaattcaaataagatACCTTTACATAGAAAATTTTATATATGAGCATTGACAACATATCTTCATATAGAAAATCATGGAGCCTTGTCTTCAAACAGAACTTTATAAAAACGTTTCCTTTCCTCAGGATCAAATATGCCACCAAGATCACCATCTTCATCAGAAAGTTCATGAGCATCAACAGAGTCCTTCTTCTTCCCTACTTTTGTTTCTATCATATTCATTCCtttctttctctttttttctAAATTCAACAAATGGTGTCTCCTATTATACTCATGAACTCCCTCTTGCATCAATTCCCCAAATTTATCCTTCACAACAACTAGCGGATCTTTGTGGATAAGTTCTGACCCTTTATACCCTTCTCTAAGCACAACCGTATAAATTTGATACTTATTTGAAACATAGAATATTCCCGGATGCTTTAAAAGCAAAACATTTAACTTCTCAGGTAAACACAACTCCCTCTTCAAATGACCTAACTTCATAATCGATGCTTTCTTCCATAATGTAAGTGACAAAAACTCATGAATCACACCAATTATTCTCTTGTCGTTTTCAAACTCTCCTTTCACATAAGGTGAAATGTAAGGAGAGGAATTGAATTCGTTAAATCTTTCCCATGATTTCACCCAAGATAAAGGTAATGAACATTGGAATGACGGATTCCAACCATTTTCTTGAGCTGTTTTCTCAACAAAGGAAACAGCCAACTCTGGATTCCATTTCATGAGTTCGATTTCCATGGATGTTTTTCTTCCACTATAATTGACTATACGAAACATATCAAGATGTTTTGGTATGATTCTTATTAGATAATCATCTGGTAACCCTAAATTTCTTTTGAACTCGTTTAACTTTGAGACATTGAGTCTATGATTACAAATCATCATTAACAACTTTGCTAATCTTTCAACGACTACAGATTCTTGCATATCTTTTataaattcttcttcttctattaaagaaagcatcttTTTAGTAAGTTGACAATGGTATTCATCGTTTTCAAAGTATACTTCAAAGCAACAGGGGTATTTCTTAAGCCAATTCATGGCTTTTCCTTGAAGATCAAGAGTTTTGAACTTTTTTTGGAGGTAATTAACTGATGCTACATGATCTGGACATCGCAAGATTATGTTTTTAATCTGGTTGTTTATGATCCATCTATGGTTTCTTGTTAAGGCTGCTTCAAGATCTGGATCTTTTTTCATTGACCAAAGGGAGAATCTTTGGAGAAGATGAAGATTCCATAAAGGGAAACGCATCAAAGAAGTTGGGAATTTTTGTTTCTGCAGATAGATATTCATCACCATTTTCCCACTTTGTATCTTCATTGTTTTACATAGACCTAACTCTGTTTATGATAATAAGTAAGATACATGTAGACCTAACTATTGCAAAGTTAAAAATATTCAAGAATCAATGCAACAGAATTTCAGGAAGCAATCAGGTACATAACAGTTTTATTTGTATGCCCTGATAATCATATCAATAAAATGCATGGAACCCTAGAAATAGCAAAGTACGTCAAGTATTTCAATTTTGAAACCAATAGTGTTTGGTGATGACATTAATTACTAGATTGTCCCTAGAAATTTTAGATCTTTTATAAATTGTTTCTAATAAGTAATAGTACTTTTTACGATAcatgatttgaataattgtttctaATACATGTTGGGTTTGATTTTGGGGCTTCTTATATACTGATTGGGAGATTCATTTACAAGTTTTTTGGATCCTGATCGAATTTTTCAGTAGTATAGTATGGAATGGAGAGAGTATTGTTTGATTTGGTTTTCGTATTATGATTCTGAAATCAGTAATTAACTTCTAATTGCTTGAAAAAAATCTGAAACAGAAATCACTACCATCTGGAACAGAAATTAAACAGAAATCAAATCAGAAATCTGAAACACATTGAGAAGTCTGAAATAGCTTACTGGAGAGGCTGAGAACGGCATCGCCTTGACCTTGAAGAAGGAGGCCGGCCGGCAGCGGCTTGAGCTTGAAGAAGAAGgccggagagagagagagagagagagagagagagagagagagagtcagaACTCAGAAATAGTTACTGTATCGGCGTCCTGCGACAATGGCTTCATTTCGTCCGGCTTGAGCTTGATAGTTGAGAGTTGAGTCTTCGAAGGAAAGCGGCGCACCAGGATactgatgacgatgatgataagaaattagaaactaaaataattataaatcaaatatgatttttttttttgttaaaaaacaaaatatctcattcttaatttttttaatatcataTTCATTTCTATAAACCTGTAatatcatatttatataaactttCTTTACAATTTTTAATAGTTAATaatcatttttatattttataattattataataattaaaaattttaactaTATTATCGTTTATAATAATAGAACATGTATTTCTAAATTGTTTGAATGTCATTCTCTTAACCAACAAAACATTTAATCTTCAACCATCTCTATAGAATGCATAGATTGTTTAGTTTTTGTTGTTGAATATTTTCATAGAGGATATTttagatattattatgaatattttttatatttaagaaggatatgtatgatattttggtatttagGAATGACATATATGATGTTTTGATGTTAAAGAAAGACATATAcgatattttaaattttttatgaaGGGTAGATAAGATATTTAGAAATTAAGTTgtgcaaatatgatattttgatgtttaataagGATATCTATGAAATTTTCTCATTTAATAAATagaaaaaattattgaaattactGAAATCGTGAAATCGTTCTTTCGTTAACCTATGTattagtttttttgtttttgcaCTCGTAATTTGTGGTATGATTTTTTTGCGTTTGGTCCCTGACCATCCAAAAACACTATTATACTTTTTTTTCTTTGCGtcttatattattattttgtttatttttaaaataaaataaaaatagaatgtTTCACCTCTTTCTTGATCCCTTTTTAAGCCTTCGTCTCTATTTATGACCATCTTTAAATCATATTGTACTTCACTTCACCATCCAAAGAGGGGAATGGTGGTGTCGATGTTAGTGGAGGAACTAGAGGGACGAGATGGAAAAAATATACAAGTATTTTG includes these proteins:
- the LOC111902024 gene encoding protein WHAT'S THIS FACTOR 1 homolog, chloroplastic, which produces MKIQSGKMVMNIYLQKQKFPTSLMRFPLWNLHLLQRFSLWSMKKDPDLEAALTRNHRWIINNQIKNIILRCPDHVASVNYLQKKFKTLDLQGKAMNWLKKYPCCFEVYFENDEYHCQLTKKMLSLIEEEEFIKDMQESVVVERLAKLLMMICNHRLNVSKLNEFKRNLGLPDDYLIRIIPKHLDMFRIVNYSGRKTSMEIELMKWNPELAVSFVEKTAQENGWNPSFQCSLPLSWVKSWERFNEFNSSPYISPYVKGEFENDKRIIGVIHEFLSLTLWKKASIMKLGHLKRELCLPEKLNVLLLKHPGIFYVSNKYQIYTVVLREGYKGSELIHKDPLVVVKDKFGELMQEGVHEYNRRHHLLNLEKKRKKGMNMIETKVGKKKDSVDAHELSDEDGDLGGIFDPEERKRFYKVLFEDKAP